The genomic stretch GTGAGATTGAAGACATTAAAGAAAAAGATGGTGTCGTCAATGGCATCGTCATTGAGGTCGTTAAGGGCGGCCTGATTGTTGATATCGGTTTGCGCGGTTTCTTGCCGGCCTCCTTGGTTGAGATGCGACGAGTTCGCGAATTGCAGCCCTACGTTGGCCAGGAAATCGAAGCCAAGATCATTGAGCTTGACAAGAATCGCAATAACGTGGTGCTCAGCAGGCGCGCCTGGTTGGAGCAAACCCAGTCTGCTGTTCGTCAAGATTTCCTTAATCAATTGGCTAAGGGACAGATTCGTAAGGGTGTTGTTTCCTCCATCGTCAACTTCGGCGCTTTCGTTGATTTGGGCGGTGTTGACGGCCTGGTGCACGTTTCCGAGCTGTCTTGGAAGCACATTGACCACCCGAATGAGGTTGTCGAGGTCGGTCAGGACGTTACCGTCGAGGTACTCGATGTCGACTTGGATCGTGAGCGCGTCTCATTGAGTTTGAAAGCTACTCAGGAAGATCCTTGGCAGACTTTCGCTCGTATGAACTCTATCGGCGAAATTGTTCCTGGAAAGGTTACCAAGTTGGTTCCTTTCGGTGCTTTCGTCCGTGTCGAAGAGGGTATCGAGGGTCTGGTGCACGTCTCCGAGTTGGCTGAGCGTCATGTTGAAATCCCAGAGCAGGTGGTTTCGGTTGGCGATAGCGTGATGGTCAAGATTATTGATATTGACCTGGAACGTCGTCGGATTTCCTTGTCGCTGAAGCAGGCCAATGAAGGTGTGGACGTCCAAGCTGAAGACTTTGATCCTTCGCTCTACGGCATGACCGCTAGCTATGACGAGGATGGCAACTACATTTATCCGGAAGGATTTGATCCGGAGACTAATGAGTGGAAGCCAGGTTATGAGGAGCAGCAGGCGGCTTGGGAAGCTCAATATGCTGAGGCTCAGGCTCGTTGGATGGCGTTGAAGAAGCAGGCTGCAGAGGCTGAGACAGCTGATCCGCAGCTTGATTCCCAAGAAGGATCTGGATCCGAATACTCGGCCACGACTGGTTCCTCTAGTGCTCCTGCTGAGGGTGCGTTAGCCTCTGACGAGGCGTTGCAGGCCTTGCGTGAGAAACTTTCGGGCAGTAACTAACCTATTTATTATTAATTCAGCTACGGGCGGACGAGACTATCTCGTCCGCCCGTTGTATTTTTGGTAGCTGCTACACCTTGGGCAGAAAAACCCAAGTTACAAGATTAATTTTGTCGAGGTTTTTGGTTGCCACATCGGGGTAAAACTGCTCTTGGCTAGGCCTTATTCTATTTGGCAACAGGTTGCCAAATAGGGGTTTGTATCTTTAGAAACTATGCGCTAATGTTCAATGCCTTGGGCTTACGAGGCCGGAAGCTTTCGAAGGTTCAAGTGCTTGTCTTGGGCCAAATGTCCGGGTGAGCAATCAAGAATCAACGTGATTTGACTTCTTCGCGAAGATGCCAGTAACGTTGGTCGAGCCGCTTGAGGCCGGAAGGTCTTGAAACGGCAATAAAAATTAAAAAGCGGGCTTGGTAAATGGTCAGAACACTGAACCGAAAATCAGCTGTTTTAGCCGAAATTATTTGTGTGATGATCTAGCTTATCTTGCTCGTGAAGCCTCCTTTGCTGCTGTGGCTGTTTTGGTTGTGGTGGTTTTGTGTGGTTGACTTTTTTGAACTCAATAGCGTGCTTTTGGTTCATGTTCTTTTCTGCATGGCCTGGTTGTGTTTGTGACCTTTTTGGGTTGTGGGTGTGGTTGGGTTGTGTGGTTTTTGGATTGATTTTGTCCAGTTTTTGTTTGCTGGGTTTTTTTCTTTCTGTTTTTTTGATGGAGAGTTTGATCCTGGCTCAGGGCGAACGCTGGCGGCGTGCTTAACACATGCAAGTTGAACGGTAAGGCTCCTTCGGGGGTACACGAGTGGCGAACGGGTGAGTAACGCGTGAGTAACCTGCCCTTCACTTTGGGATAACAGTTGGAAACGACTGCTAATACTGAATGTTCTGATCCTGCGGCATCGTGGGGTTTGGAAAGTTTCGGCGGTGGGGGATGGGCTCGCGTCCTATTAGTTTGTTGGTGGGGTGATGGCCTACCAAGGCGTTGACGGGTAGCCGGCCTGAGAGGGTGACCGGCCACATTGGGACTGAGATACGGCCCAGACTCTTACGGGAGGCAGCAGTGGGGAATATTGCACAATGGACGGAAGTCTGATGCAGCAACGCCGCGTGCGGGATGACGGCCTTCGGGTTGTAAACCGCTTTTTCTCATGACGAAGTTTTTTGACGGTAGTGGGGGAAGAAGCACCGGCTAACTACGTGCCAGCAGCCGCGGTGATACGTAGGGTGCGAGCGTTGTCCGGAATTATTGGGCGTAAAGAGCTTGTAGGCGGTTTGTCGCGTCGATAGTGCAAACTCAGTGCTTAACGCTGAGCCTGCTGTTGATACGGGCAGACTAGAGGAAGGTAGGGGAGAATGGAATTCCCGGTGGAGCGGTGGAATGCGCAGATATCGGGAGGAACACCGGTGGCGAAGGCGGTTCTCTGGGCCTTTCCTGACGCTGAGAAGCGAAAGCGTGGGGAGCGAACAGGCTTAGATACCCTGGTAGTCCACGCTGTAAACGGTGGGTACTAGGTGTGGGGTCTGTTTTGGGTCCTGTGCCGTAGCTAACGCTTTAAGTACCCCGCCTGGGGAGTACGGCCGCAAGGCTAAAACTCAAAGGAATTGACGGGGCCCCGCACAAGCGGCGGAGCATGCGGATTAATTCGAGGCAACGCGAAGAACCTTACCTGGGTTTGAAATATATCGGAAGCCCCTAGAGATGGGGGTGCCTTTTTGGTCGGTATACAGGTGGTGCATGGCTGTCGTCAGCTCGTGTCGTGAGATGTTGGGTTAAGTCCCGCAACGAGCGCAACCCTTGTCCAATGTTGCCAGCAAGTTATGTTGGGGACTCGTTGGAGACCGCCGGGGTCAACTCGGAGGAAGGTGGGGATGACGTCAAGTCATCATGCCCCTTATGTCCAGGGCTTCACGCATGCTACAATGGCCGGTACAAACAGTTGCGAGCCTGTGAGGGTGAGCGAATCTGAGAAAGCCGGTCTCAGTTCGGATTGGGGTCTGCAACTCGACCTCATGAAGTCGGAGTCGCTAGTAATCGCAGATCAGCAACGCTGCGGTGAATACGTTCCCGGGGCTTGTACACACCGCCCGTCAAGTCATGAAAGTTGGCAACACCCGAAGCCGGTGGCCTAACCATTTTTTGGGGGGAGCTGTCGAAGGTGGGGCTGGTGATTAGGACTAAGTCGTAACAAGGTAGCCGTACCGGAAGGTGCGGCTGGATCACCTCCTTTCTAAGGAGTTTTATTAATTATTTTGGGCGTGGATCAGGGGTACGCTGTTGGGTTTTGAGGGGTTGGCCTGTTTTTGGTTGGCTTCTTTGCCTGTGGCCTGGATGGATTTTGGTTTGTTTGGGTTTTTGGGTTTGTTGTTTTGTAACTTCATAGTGGACGCGAGCATCTTTGTAATTTGTTTTGTGGCAAGCTACTTAGTGTGTTCAGTGGATGCCTTGGCACCAAGGGCCGATGAAGGACGTGGTAATCTGCGATATGCCTCGGGGAGCTGGTAAACGAGTTTTGATCCGAGGGTTTCCGAATGGGGTAACCTGGAAGGTACCGGAGTTGTGTCCGGCTACCTGCGCTTGAATTTATAGGGCGTTTGGAGGTAACGCGGGGAAGTGAAACATCTTAGTACCCGTAGGAGAAGAAAACAATTGTGATTTCGTGAGTAGTGGCGAGCGAAAGCGGATGAGGCTAAACCGTGCGTGTGTGATAGCTGACAGGTGTTGCATGTGCGGGGTTGTGGGAGCGTTGTGGTCTGGCTGTTGACGGATCGTTTAGTTTTGTTGGTGAAGTGGAAGCATTCTGGAAAGTTGCGGCATAGTAGGTGATACCCCTGTATGCGTGAGCTGACTTGACTTTTTTGGCGTTTTCCCAAGTAGCACGGGACTCCTGGAATTTCGTGTGAATCTGGCGGGACCACCCGCTAAGCCTAAATACTTCTTGGTGACCGATAGTGGACTAGTACCGTGAGGGAAAGGTGAAAAGTACCCCGGGAGGGGAGTGAAATAGTGCCTGAAACTGGATACATACAATCCGTCGGAGCCCCTTTTTTTTGTGGGTGACGGCGTGCCTTTTGAAGAATGAGCCTGCGAGTTAGTGGTGTGTGGCTTGGTTAACCTGTGTGGGGTAGCCGTAGCGAAAGCGAGTCCGAATAGGGCGTTTTGGTCGCATGTTCTAGACCCGAAGCGTTGTGATCTATCTATGGCCAGGTTGAAGCGACGGTAAGACGTCGTGGAGGACCGAACCGACTTCAGTTGAAAATGGAGCGGATGAGCTGTGGATAGGGGTGAAAGGCCAATCAAACAACGTTATAGCTGGTTCTCCCCGAAATGCATTTGGGTGCAGCGTTACGTGTTTCTTGTT from Vaginimicrobium propionicum encodes the following:
- the rpsA gene encoding 30S ribosomal protein S1, yielding MTSSTEASQVAIDDIGTPEAFEAAVDSTIKYFNDGDIVKGTVVKVDRDEVLLDIGYKTEGVIPSKELSIKHDVDPFDVVHVGDEVEALVQQKEDKEGRLILSKKRAQYERAWGEIEDIKEKDGVVNGIVIEVVKGGLIVDIGLRGFLPASLVEMRRVRELQPYVGQEIEAKIIELDKNRNNVVLSRRAWLEQTQSAVRQDFLNQLAKGQIRKGVVSSIVNFGAFVDLGGVDGLVHVSELSWKHIDHPNEVVEVGQDVTVEVLDVDLDRERVSLSLKATQEDPWQTFARMNSIGEIVPGKVTKLVPFGAFVRVEEGIEGLVHVSELAERHVEIPEQVVSVGDSVMVKIIDIDLERRRISLSLKQANEGVDVQAEDFDPSLYGMTASYDEDGNYIYPEGFDPETNEWKPGYEEQQAAWEAQYAEAQARWMALKKQAAEAETADPQLDSQEGSGSEYSATTGSSSAPAEGALASDEALQALREKLSGSN